A window of the Gossypium hirsutum isolate 1008001.06 chromosome A05, Gossypium_hirsutum_v2.1, whole genome shotgun sequence genome harbors these coding sequences:
- the LOC107943866 gene encoding GDSL esterase/lipase At5g45950, with translation MAQNMARRRVVLVQILALALAAVMPLLSGGVDIQQVRVLAAKFNVTCVVVFGDSSVDPGNNNYIATPFKGNFLPYGKDFFRGHPTGRFSNGRLATDFIAEALGYTNEIRPFLNKRLRPVDILHGVSFASAASGYDELTANLSHVLPVSKQLEYFREYKMRLRQLVGARKAENIIKNAVAVMSMGTNDFLQNYYLEPIRPKQYTLEEYQNYLASCMSDDVKTMHSLGITRLVVVGVPPLGCMPLVKTLMNQETCVEKYNNFSSSFNSKLQFKLEVARTTLGMKIGYVDAYGIFEDAVNNSKKYGFIEASKGCCGTGTIEYGDTCRGMSTCADASKYVFWDAVHPTERMYEIIAGQAIDSLRKQLMA, from the exons ATGGCTCAAAATATGGCCAGGAGAAGGGTTGTTTTGGTGCAGATTTTGGCACTAGCCTTGGCCGCTGTTATGCCATTGCTCTCAGGAGGTGTGGATATTCAACAAGTTAGGGTGCTGGCAGCTAAATTCAACGTGACTTGCGTAGTGGTATTCGGAGACTCCAGCGTGGATCCAGGCAATAACAACTATATTGCTACGCCCTTTAAGGGTAATTTCCTACCGTATGGGAAAGACTTCTTCAGAGGCCACCCGACTGGACGGTTCAGCAATGGAAGGCTAGCCACTGATTTTATTG CTGAAGCTTTGGGTTACACGAACGAAATTCGACCTTTCCTTAACAAGAGATTGAGACCAGTTGATATCTTGCATGGTGTTAGTTTCGCATCAGCTGCTTCTGGTTATGATGAGCTCACTGCCAATCTCTCA CATGTCCTGCCGGTTTCCAAGCAGCTAGAGTATTTCAGGGAATATAAGATGCGGCTGAGGCAACTGGTTGGAGCGAGGAAAgcagaaaatattataaaaaatgcgGTAGCTGTGATGAGTATGGGCACAAATGACTTTCTTCAAAACTACTATTTAGAACCCATTCGCCCCAAGCAGTATACTTTGGAAGAGTACCAAAATTACTTGGCTTCTTGCATGTCTGACGATGTTAAG ACGATGCACAGTCTTGGGATAACAAGATTAGTGGTAGTTGGGGTGCCTCCCCTGGGGTGCATGCCCCTTGTCAAGACTCTAATGAACCAGGAAACATGTGTGGAAAAGTATAACAATTTCTCCTCCTCCTTCAATTCCAAGCTACAATTCAAGTTGGAAGTCGCCAGGACAACATTAGGGATGAAAATTGGCTACGTTGATGCTTATGGCATCTTTGAGGACGCTGTCAATAACTCCAAAAAATATG GTTTCATTGAAGCTTCAAAAGGGTGTTGCGGGACGGGGACCATAGAGTATGGAGATACATGCAGAGGCATGAGTACATGCGCTGATGCGTCAAAATATGTATTCTGGGATGCTGTTCATCCCACTGAAAGAATGTATGAAATAATCGCTGGGCAGGCCATTGATTCTCTCCGGAAACAGCTGATGGCCTAG
- the LOC107943865 gene encoding peroxidase 19 produces the protein MPILSPTSSSSSSLVFTCFFIILFVTINSSNPVTITTKAKRPPRQLSVNYYAKSCPQVEQLVGSITSQQFKETPVSAPATIRLFFHDCFVEGCDASILIATQPGSKILAEKDAADNRDLRTEGFDTITRAKALVESKCPGIVSCADILAIAARDFIHLAGGPYYVVKKGRWDGKMSMASRVPNNLPHANSTVDQLIKLFSSKGLTIQDLVVLSGAHTIGFAHCKNFVDRLYNYKGTKQADPAIDPRLLKALKMSCPQVGGNDDIVAPFDVTTPFVFDHAYYANLQSKLGLLASDEGLFLDPRTKPLVQSFGLDKAKFFLAFSAAMEKMGSIGVKRGRRHGEKRKVCSIHM, from the exons ATGCCTATCCTTTCTccaacttcttcttcttcttcttccttggtTTTCACTTGTTTCTTCATCATTCTCTTTGTAACCATAAACTCCTCCAATCCTGTAACCATTACCACCAAGGCCAAACGCCCCCCACGCCAGCTTTCTGTCAATTACTATGCAAAATCTTGCCCTCAAGTTGAGCAACTCGTCGGCTCCATCACCTCCCAACAATTCAAAGAAACCCCTGTCTCTGCACCTGCCACCATTCGCCTCTTCTTCCATGACTGCTTTGTAGAA GGTTGCGATGCGTCTATCCTTATAGCAACACAGCCTGGAAGTAAAATATTAGCAGAGAAAGATGCAGCGGATAACAGGGACCTGAGAACAGAGGGGTTTGATACAATAACGAGAGCCAAGGCTTTGGTGGAGAGCAAATGCCCCGGCATTGTTTCTTGCGCTGATATTCTTGCAATTGCAGCCAGAGATTTTATCCATTTG GCTGGGGGACCTTATTACGTAGTGAAGAAAGGAAGGTGGGATGGGAAAATGTCAATGGCATCCAGGGTCCCCAACAATCTCCCACATGCAAATTCAACCGTCGACCAACTGATCAAACTCTTTAGCTCAAAAGGGTTAACCATCCAGGACCTGGTTGTGCTCTCAGGTGCGCACACCATCGGCTTTGCCCACTGCAAGAACTTCGTGGACCGACTCTACAATTATAAAGGCACTAAGCAGGCTGACCCTGCCATTGATCCAAGGCTACTAAAGGCCTTGAAGATGTCATGCCCACAGGTTGGTGGTAATGATGACATTGTGGCTCCATTCGATGTCACCACCCCATTCGTATTCGACCATGCTTATTATGCAAATTTACAGAGCAAACTGGGCTTGTTAGCTTCAGACGAAGGTCTATTTTTGGACCCGAGGACCAAGCCTCTGGTCCAATCTTTTGGGCTAGACAAGGCAAAGTTCTTCCTGGCCTTTTCAGCAGCTATGGAAAAAATGGGCTCAATTGGCGTCAAAAGGGGAAGAAGACATGGAGAGAAAAGGAAGGTTTGTAGCATACACATGTGa
- the LOC121229398 gene encoding uncharacterized protein, with the protein MKAKLYRLLEQRGSDCRYFVIPLWRGSGYTTMFAQVQLPYMLFTGLEDYKARGTQASPYFTASFYTEFAESKDLVLIRGDIVFTSKLTDEEAKWLLETTQSFYLNDVRYELVECFNKEPRDFEFKDVLQALDMPIL; encoded by the exons ATGAAGGCAAAACTTTACCGTTTATTGGAACAAAGAGGCTCAGATTG CCGGTATTTTGTCATTCCTTTGTGGAGAGGAAGTGGTTATACAACAATGTTTGCTCAAG TGCAATTGCCATACATGCTTTTCACTGGTCTTGAAGATTATAAAGCAAGAGGAACTCAAGCATCTCCTTACTTCACTGCATCCTTTTACACAGAATTTGCAGAAAGCAAGGACTTGGTACTTATTCGAGGAGATATTGTTTTCACCAGCAAGCTTACTGATGAGGAAGCAAAGTGGCTCTTGGAAACCACTCAATCTTTTTATCTTAATGATGTGAGATACGAGCTGGTTGAATGTTTCAATAAAGAACCACGTGATTTTGAGTTTAAGGATGTCTTACAAGCTTTAGACATGCCCATTCTgtaa